The following proteins come from a genomic window of Brevibacillus antibioticus:
- a CDS encoding exodeoxyribonuclease III, with the protein MKLISWNVNGLRACVNKGFYEYFKEANADIFCLQETKLQEGQIELEIGEEYHQYWNYAEKKGYSGTAVFTKMEPLSVRYGLEEDHEPEGRIITLEFQDFYLVTVYTPNAKRDLSRLDYRLEWEERFRNYLLQLDAKKPVVVCGDLNVAHQEIDLKNAKSNRNNSGFTPEEREKMTSLLAAGFVDTYRYFYPDQTDAYTWWSFMPKVRERNIGWRIDYFLASERLAPSLLGAGIDSQVMGSDHCPVVLELGNILK; encoded by the coding sequence ATGAAATTGATTTCTTGGAATGTAAATGGACTTCGCGCATGCGTGAACAAAGGGTTTTACGAGTACTTCAAAGAAGCGAATGCTGATATATTTTGTTTGCAGGAAACGAAGCTACAAGAAGGTCAAATCGAGTTGGAGATCGGCGAGGAGTATCATCAATATTGGAACTACGCAGAGAAAAAGGGTTATTCCGGAACGGCTGTTTTTACAAAAATGGAACCACTATCTGTGCGCTATGGCTTGGAGGAAGATCATGAGCCTGAGGGACGCATCATTACGCTGGAGTTTCAGGATTTCTATCTGGTAACGGTATATACCCCGAATGCGAAGCGCGATCTATCAAGACTGGATTATCGGCTGGAATGGGAGGAGCGGTTTCGGAACTACTTATTGCAGCTAGATGCGAAGAAGCCCGTGGTGGTTTGTGGAGATCTGAATGTCGCCCATCAAGAGATTGATTTGAAAAATGCGAAGTCCAATCGCAATAATTCTGGCTTCACTCCAGAAGAACGTGAGAAGATGACGAGTTTGCTGGCAGCCGGGTTTGTGGATACCTATCGATATTTTTATCCGGATCAGACAGATGCATATACGTGGTGGTCTTTCATGCCGAAGGTAAGGGAACGGAATATCGGGTGGCGTATTGATTATTTTCTTGCGTCTGAGAGACTGGCTCCATCGTTGCTCGGGGCGGGAATTGACTCACAGGTGATGGGAAGCGATCATTGTCCGGTCGTGTTGGAGCTGGGGAACATCCTGAAATAG
- a CDS encoding DUF420 domain-containing protein, with the protein MKQRNYTPLIVILTIAINTLVAILYFMPKNNDFSHLDLSFLPFFNAVMNSFTFIFLIAALVSIVKFKNMKMHRGYIFAAFSTTALFLVSYVIYHGMAPSTSYGGEGILRPIYYFILITHILLSALIVPFALITTARGLNMKVEKHKKIARWTMPMWLYVSATGVIVYLMISPYY; encoded by the coding sequence ATGAAACAACGCAACTATACACCGCTCATCGTTATTCTCACCATAGCGATTAACACGCTTGTCGCCATCTTGTACTTCATGCCGAAAAACAATGATTTCAGCCATCTCGACCTGTCGTTTCTGCCGTTTTTTAATGCGGTCATGAACAGTTTTACCTTTATATTTTTGATTGCCGCGCTTGTTTCCATCGTGAAGTTTAAAAACATGAAGATGCATCGAGGATATATTTTTGCAGCCTTCTCGACAACAGCTCTCTTCTTGGTTTCGTATGTGATCTACCACGGAATGGCACCTAGCACTTCCTACGGGGGAGAGGGAATTCTTCGTCCGATTTATTACTTCATCTTGATTACACATATTTTGTTGTCGGCGCTTATCGTTCCTTTTGCGCTGATTACGACGGCACGTGGACTCAACATGAAGGTGGAAAAACATAAAAAAATCGCCCGCTGGACGATGCCGATGTGGCTTTATGTCAGTGCGACGGGCGTCATTGTTTACCTCATGATTTCTCCGTACTATTAA
- a CDS encoding amino acid permease, producing MENKELKRGLEARHIQMIALGGTIGVGLFMGSASTIKWTGPSVMLAYAIVGIFIFFIMRAMGEMLYMEPSTGSFATFGHKYIHPLAGYMTAWSNWFQWVIVGMAEIIAVGQYMQYWFPDLPPWIPGIIAMVILGAANLVSVKSFGEFEFWFAMIKIVTIVLMIIAGFGLIFFGFGNGGNAIGLSNLWENGGFFTGGWTGFFFALSLVIGAYQGVELIGITAGEAKDPKKTLRNAIQSIIWRILIFYIGAIFVIVTVYPWDQLHAIGSPFVATFAKIGITAAAGIINFVVITAAMSGCNSGIYSAGRMLYTLGVNGQAPKVFTKLSSNGVPLLGTIGVLIGLGAGVILSYIAPENLFVYVYSASVLPGMVPWFVILISQIRFRKAKGTEMDSHPFKMPFAPVSNYLTIAFLIMVLIGMWINDDTRVSLIAGIVFLAIVVISFFALGISKAAPLDEQSNK from the coding sequence GTGGAAAACAAAGAACTGAAGAGAGGCCTGGAAGCCCGTCATATTCAGATGATTGCTCTGGGCGGTACGATCGGTGTTGGGCTATTTATGGGGTCAGCCAGCACGATCAAGTGGACAGGCCCATCCGTCATGCTAGCTTATGCAATTGTAGGAATTTTTATTTTTTTCATCATGCGTGCAATGGGTGAAATGTTGTATATGGAACCGAGTACGGGGTCATTCGCGACCTTCGGGCATAAGTACATCCATCCGTTAGCAGGTTATATGACGGCGTGGAGTAACTGGTTCCAGTGGGTCATTGTCGGGATGGCAGAGATCATCGCCGTCGGGCAGTATATGCAGTATTGGTTCCCGGATTTACCGCCTTGGATTCCAGGCATTATTGCCATGGTGATTCTCGGTGCAGCAAACCTGGTCTCGGTAAAATCATTTGGTGAATTTGAGTTTTGGTTTGCCATGATCAAAATTGTAACGATCGTTTTGATGATTATTGCAGGGTTTGGATTAATTTTCTTTGGCTTTGGAAATGGTGGAAACGCAATCGGATTATCGAATCTGTGGGAAAATGGCGGATTCTTTACAGGCGGTTGGACAGGCTTTTTCTTTGCTCTTTCCTTGGTGATCGGGGCGTATCAAGGTGTCGAGCTAATCGGGATTACAGCAGGGGAAGCAAAAGACCCGAAAAAAACATTAAGAAATGCGATCCAAAGTATCATTTGGCGTATTTTGATTTTCTATATTGGTGCGATTTTTGTTATTGTAACCGTTTACCCTTGGGATCAATTGCATGCAATCGGCAGTCCGTTCGTTGCTACTTTTGCGAAGATCGGTATTACCGCTGCTGCAGGTATCATTAACTTTGTCGTGATCACTGCTGCTATGTCTGGCTGTAATAGTGGGATTTATAGTGCAGGGCGAATGCTGTATACCTTAGGTGTAAATGGCCAAGCGCCGAAAGTTTTTACGAAGCTTTCTTCGAATGGTGTGCCGTTGTTAGGTACGATTGGCGTTCTGATCGGTCTGGGTGCTGGCGTTATTTTAAGCTATATCGCCCCAGAAAATCTCTTCGTGTATGTGTACAGTGCGAGTGTGTTGCCGGGTATGGTTCCGTGGTTTGTCATTTTGATCAGCCAAATCAGATTCCGAAAAGCAAAGGGTACTGAAATGGACAGCCATCCATTCAAAATGCCTTTTGCCCCAGTGAGCAACTATTTGACCATTGCTTTTCTTATCATGGTACTCATTGGTATGTGGATCAATGATGACACACGCGTTTCCCTGATTGCCGGGATTGTCTTCTTGGCGATTGTGGTCATCAGCTTCTTTGCACTAGGAATTAGCAAGGCCGCACCACTAGACGAGCAATCAAACAAGTAA
- a CDS encoding carboxymuconolactone decarboxylase family protein, whose amino-acid sequence MEHYLAEQYREGLQAFGQLMPEALRAYNEFTSQCFSSGELSSKHKHLQALAISLYSGNEHCIVYHLETALNDGVSQKEIAETVAVAGAFGGGTTLSHGVILINGVMEEKQGTIQ is encoded by the coding sequence ATGGAGCACTATTTGGCTGAACAATATCGTGAAGGACTGCAAGCTTTTGGACAGCTGATGCCAGAGGCCTTGCGAGCATATAACGAATTCACCAGTCAATGCTTTTCGTCCGGTGAATTGTCATCCAAGCATAAGCATTTGCAGGCACTGGCTATCTCCCTTTACTCCGGAAATGAGCACTGCATTGTCTATCATTTGGAAACAGCTCTCAACGACGGAGTTTCCCAAAAAGAAATTGCTGAAACAGTAGCAGTAGCCGGAGCATTCGGCGGCGGAACTACCCTTTCGCATGGCGTCATATTAATCAATGGTGTGATGGAGGAAAAACAGGGAACAATTCAATGA
- a CDS encoding alpha/beta hydrolase produces MDFHRRVLPELRQTLAQFPGFQLEENLESSRAMLKNPPIVKSEHVRTTSRMIPGAAGEMLAKIYEPVQRTGSKLPAMLWIHGGGYVMGHPDMDDALCERFVQAANCVVVSVDYRLAPEHPYPAAIHDCYAGLTWMTNEAELLGIDLDRVAIAGASGGGGLTAALALMARDKGGPALIFQMPLYPMIDNRNRTASSYEIEAENATWNRTNNLAAWSMYLGEGVDDSQVSAYGVPSRAESLAGLPPTYTCVGQLDLFRDETIEYVTRLAQAGVDVEFHLYPGCYHCFEVFVPEAEVSQRACKSYIDAMARALNRNN; encoded by the coding sequence GTGGATTTTCATCGTCGAGTACTGCCGGAATTAAGGCAAACATTAGCACAATTCCCTGGTTTTCAACTGGAAGAAAATTTGGAGTCGAGCAGGGCCATGCTGAAAAATCCGCCTATTGTGAAGTCGGAGCATGTACGTACTACAAGTCGAATGATTCCAGGCGCAGCAGGAGAGATGCTGGCGAAAATATACGAGCCCGTCCAGCGAACAGGTAGTAAGCTTCCGGCTATGCTGTGGATTCACGGAGGTGGCTATGTGATGGGGCACCCCGATATGGATGACGCTCTATGCGAACGCTTTGTACAAGCAGCTAATTGTGTCGTCGTATCGGTTGATTATCGTCTGGCTCCCGAGCACCCTTATCCAGCTGCCATCCATGACTGTTACGCCGGTTTAACGTGGATGACAAACGAAGCTGAGTTACTCGGCATCGATTTGGATCGGGTTGCGATTGCTGGTGCAAGCGGGGGAGGAGGGCTGACCGCAGCACTTGCTTTAATGGCTCGCGACAAAGGGGGACCAGCCCTTATCTTCCAGATGCCGTTGTATCCAATGATCGATAACCGTAATCGTACAGCGTCGAGCTATGAAATCGAGGCGGAAAATGCAACCTGGAACCGGACGAATAATTTGGCTGCGTGGAGCATGTACCTGGGCGAAGGTGTCGACGACAGTCAGGTATCCGCATATGGGGTGCCGTCGAGAGCAGAAAGCTTGGCGGGGCTGCCGCCGACTTATACGTGCGTAGGACAGCTCGATCTATTCCGAGATGAGACGATCGAATATGTGACGCGTCTTGCACAAGCGGGCGTAGACGTAGAATTTCATCTGTATCCCGGATGCTATCACTGCTTTGAAGTGTTTGTCCCTGAAGCGGAAGTGAGCCAGAGAGCCTGCAAAAGCTATATAGATGCGATGGCAAGAGCGCTTAATCGAAATAATTGA
- a CDS encoding LLM class flavin-dependent oxidoreductase: protein MEIGITSFVETTPDAQTGEVMSHAQRLREVVEEIVLADRVGLDVFGIGEHHRKDYAASSPAMVLAAAAPLTKRIRLTSAVTVLSSADPVRVFQDFATLDGISNGRAEIMAGRGSFIESFPLFGYDLNDYDELFEEHLELLLKIQASEKVTWRGGHRPAIQNLGVYPRPVQNPLPIWIGSGGNQESVVRAGLLGLPLMLAIIGGSPRQFAPLVQLYKKVAMHAGHDVSRLTVGSHSLGFVAEDTELAADTFFPSTQAGMNKIGRERGWAHYNRASFNAARSLEGAMYVGDPETVAQKIIHLRKHVGMTRFMMYVPISTMPHDQVMRAIELLGTEVAPRVREEITKWEAETEQESTFA, encoded by the coding sequence GTGGAGATTGGTATTACTTCGTTTGTGGAAACGACGCCGGATGCTCAGACTGGTGAAGTGATGAGCCACGCACAGCGATTGCGTGAGGTTGTCGAGGAAATCGTCCTCGCTGATCGGGTTGGGCTTGATGTATTTGGCATAGGGGAACATCATCGCAAGGATTATGCTGCTTCTTCTCCAGCCATGGTGCTGGCTGCGGCTGCACCACTGACAAAAAGGATTCGGCTGACCAGTGCAGTGACAGTGCTTTCTTCGGCTGATCCAGTGCGTGTTTTTCAAGATTTTGCTACACTCGATGGCATTTCGAATGGACGGGCCGAGATTATGGCGGGACGCGGTTCCTTTATCGAGTCTTTTCCCCTGTTCGGCTATGACTTGAATGACTATGATGAGCTGTTTGAAGAACATTTGGAACTGCTTTTGAAAATACAGGCGTCCGAAAAAGTAACCTGGCGGGGCGGTCATCGGCCAGCTATTCAGAATTTAGGCGTGTATCCTCGGCCTGTTCAGAATCCTTTACCTATATGGATCGGTAGCGGAGGCAATCAGGAATCAGTTGTTCGAGCAGGTCTGCTGGGATTGCCGTTGATGCTGGCGATCATTGGTGGGAGTCCGCGGCAGTTTGCGCCACTTGTGCAGCTGTATAAGAAGGTGGCTATGCACGCTGGTCATGACGTATCGCGATTAACGGTTGGGTCCCATTCATTAGGATTTGTTGCAGAAGATACGGAACTGGCGGCAGATACATTCTTTCCTTCTACGCAAGCAGGAATGAATAAAATCGGAAGGGAGCGGGGCTGGGCGCATTATAACCGTGCTAGCTTCAATGCCGCGCGCAGCTTGGAAGGAGCGATGTATGTGGGTGATCCGGAGACGGTTGCCCAAAAGATCATCCACCTTCGCAAACATGTAGGTATGACGCGCTTTATGATGTATGTGCCGATATCCACGATGCCGCATGATCAGGTAATGAGAGCCATTGAGCTGCTAGGAACAGAGGTAGCGCCTCGGGTGCGAGAGGAAATAACCAAGTGGGAAGCAGAGACAGAGCAAGAATCAACATTCGCTTAA
- a CDS encoding MFS transporter → MEEVIEKVTANSPMPRYVTLLFAVACGMSVANIYFAQPLLDHLSSEFRIDYSIIGILITLTQIFYAVGLLLLVPLGDLLNQRRLIIGQMFLSVVALVIVGTASTSTVLFAGIAAVGLLAVVTQTIVAFAATMAAPAERGRVVGVVTSGIVIGILLARTIAGVLTDLAGWRSVYLVSAAFLLLLVCVLFRVLPNREREVKSLSYLQLLGSVLMLFAQERLLRIRSVLAMLIFAAFSILWTPLVLPLSAPPLSLSHTAIGAFGLAGVAGALAAARAGKLADRGYGQRTTGFALSLLLLSWLLISYTEQSLFALAIGIVLLDLAVQAVHVTNQSMIFTLGAEARSRLTAGYMVFYSIGSSAGSIASTYTYAHFGWEGVCLLGASVSGLALVYWAVTRRVSAISGK, encoded by the coding sequence ATGGAGGAAGTTATTGAAAAGGTAACGGCCAATTCTCCCATGCCTCGCTATGTAACACTATTGTTTGCGGTTGCTTGCGGGATGTCAGTTGCGAATATCTACTTCGCGCAGCCACTACTTGATCATTTGTCGAGTGAGTTCAGAATTGACTATTCCATCATTGGAATTCTGATCACCCTTACTCAAATCTTTTATGCAGTAGGACTGTTGTTACTTGTGCCACTCGGCGATTTATTGAACCAGCGTCGCTTGATTATCGGCCAGATGTTTTTATCTGTGGTAGCGCTGGTTATCGTAGGGACAGCTTCCACCAGCACGGTACTATTCGCAGGTATAGCAGCGGTCGGATTGCTTGCCGTTGTGACGCAGACGATTGTTGCATTCGCGGCGACCATGGCTGCTCCTGCTGAGCGAGGGCGAGTGGTTGGCGTAGTTACAAGTGGAATCGTCATTGGCATTCTTCTAGCGCGAACCATTGCGGGAGTTTTAACAGATCTTGCGGGGTGGCGTTCCGTATATCTGGTCTCTGCTGCATTTCTATTGTTACTGGTTTGCGTGTTATTTCGGGTATTGCCAAATAGGGAACGGGAGGTAAAATCGCTATCCTATCTCCAGTTGCTTGGATCGGTACTGATGTTGTTCGCCCAAGAACGGCTCTTACGTATTCGCTCTGTTCTAGCGATGCTGATTTTTGCTGCGTTTAGCATCTTGTGGACGCCATTGGTATTGCCGCTTAGTGCACCGCCATTATCTTTGTCGCACACGGCGATTGGGGCGTTTGGTCTCGCAGGGGTTGCCGGAGCGTTAGCCGCAGCGAGGGCGGGGAAGCTTGCAGATAGAGGCTACGGACAGAGAACGACGGGCTTTGCTTTGAGCCTATTGCTACTATCGTGGCTGCTAATCAGCTATACAGAACAGTCGTTATTTGCCTTGGCGATCGGTATCGTTTTGCTTGATTTGGCGGTACAGGCGGTGCATGTTACGAATCAAAGCATGATCTTCACCTTGGGGGCAGAGGCGCGGAGTCGGCTCACGGCGGGGTATATGGTTTTCTATTCAATCGGCTCTTCTGCTGGCTCCATTGCCTCGACCTATACATATGCGCATTTTGGTTGGGAGGGAGTATGCTTGCTCGGAGCCTCCGTTAGTGGGTTGGCTCTGGTGTATTGGGCAGTGACCAGACGCGTTTCGGCTATCTCAGGGAAATAG
- a CDS encoding TetR/AcrR family transcriptional regulator, with product MARTREFDEEKVLDAAMQLFWEKGYEATSLSDLTSRMGIQRPSIYSTFGDKKELFETALRRYTMSRASVIRTKLQNTPSVKEAFRHFFKEVADEEYTEGLSRGCFCINTMVELAPHDEKFEILTREHQMYLSVIFQETIERGIQSGELDSSVDAKATAQALIVSLIGLTVFLKSRPNQSFVDNSIEVTLTLLK from the coding sequence ATGGCAAGAACACGCGAATTTGACGAAGAAAAAGTACTAGATGCAGCTATGCAGCTTTTTTGGGAGAAGGGGTATGAAGCTACCTCATTAAGCGATTTAACTTCCCGAATGGGCATCCAGCGCCCCAGTATTTACTCGACCTTTGGGGACAAAAAAGAATTGTTCGAAACCGCACTACGTAGATACACGATGTCTCGAGCTTCCGTGATACGAACGAAGCTTCAAAACACGCCATCCGTAAAAGAGGCATTTCGCCATTTTTTTAAAGAGGTGGCCGACGAGGAATATACGGAAGGTCTCAGCCGAGGATGCTTTTGCATTAATACCATGGTCGAGCTAGCCCCTCATGATGAGAAATTTGAGATTTTGACAAGGGAACACCAAATGTACCTCTCTGTCATTTTTCAAGAAACGATTGAGCGAGGTATCCAATCGGGTGAACTCGACTCGAGTGTAGACGCGAAAGCTACCGCCCAAGCGCTTATCGTATCGTTAATTGGACTGACCGTATTCTTGAAATCTCGTCCAAATCAATCATTTGTGGATAATTCGATAGAGGTTACGCTTACGTTACTTAAGTAA
- a CDS encoding methyl-accepting chemotaxis protein has product MIKKMITSYKASISKQILFFLVLLIVVPSVVLCLTLTQLARNQLEHELLSQIESVTTTTTQVLNNSYREYSVTIESFADVQVPPGQNADTYIYDRIHHLEKDIDNVLAAFMYYDNRYYNSAKKEVDPTTREWYKQAMQHKGQVIVTPPYIDAVSGSFVITFAKTLSDGRGVAGIDVSIDHLNELVKTYKIGEMGYVSLFDQNNVTMSHPRFPQGKPLEDERFQVMRDQEQGSFEMDVDELREYYHFNKQNSLRLNVVSVIDWSEIDQETKPLLRISFMFIVLLLAFIALFIWISMKRTVRPIRQLKQLTDSIAQGDLTVRSIESGRTDEIAQLQSNFNTMSQSLSDVLRQITNHSEQISASSQHLSANSEENVQTIEQVAASMQEIASMSSDMNRSIDTVKQSATQAQQELDDAIRILRESTEMSQVITDLANTGEESLGAARQQVNMIVEHSTRSKQEMEELKQVAGEISGVTNFIQDIASQTNLLALNAAVEAARAGQEGRGFAVVADEVRKLADQTGSAAEKIDSLIGEVQNRVLHMVRRTEEGVDSATAGSDLTQSVEQRFTEMYEAINRIDAHLAQVARVSEGLMQSNTSMLVAFGESSAMSQATAQEVDQVAAASEEQNASMEEVAASATHLANIAEELQSLVQRFKLER; this is encoded by the coding sequence ATGATAAAGAAAATGATTACCAGTTATAAAGCATCGATATCTAAGCAGATCCTGTTTTTTCTCGTCTTGCTTATCGTTGTTCCCTCTGTCGTTCTATGCCTGACCTTGACACAACTGGCGCGCAACCAGTTAGAGCATGAATTGTTGTCACAAATTGAGTCGGTTACGACGACGACTACACAAGTACTCAATAATTCGTACCGGGAGTATTCTGTTACGATAGAGAGCTTTGCGGATGTTCAAGTTCCACCGGGGCAAAATGCGGATACGTATATCTATGATCGCATCCACCATTTGGAGAAAGACATCGACAATGTTTTGGCTGCGTTCATGTACTACGACAATCGATACTACAACTCGGCGAAAAAGGAAGTTGATCCGACTACCCGTGAATGGTACAAGCAAGCGATGCAGCATAAAGGGCAGGTCATTGTGACGCCACCTTACATCGATGCGGTCAGTGGGAGCTTCGTGATTACGTTTGCCAAGACGCTCTCAGACGGCAGAGGAGTAGCGGGTATCGACGTTTCGATCGATCACTTGAACGAGCTGGTAAAGACGTACAAGATCGGTGAAATGGGATATGTCAGCTTGTTTGATCAGAACAACGTGACGATGTCGCATCCGCGATTCCCACAAGGCAAGCCGCTTGAAGACGAGCGCTTCCAAGTGATGCGTGATCAAGAGCAGGGTTCCTTTGAAATGGACGTTGACGAGCTTCGTGAATACTACCATTTCAACAAGCAAAATTCGCTCAGATTGAACGTCGTTTCCGTGATTGATTGGAGTGAAATTGATCAAGAAACCAAGCCACTGTTGCGGATTTCATTCATGTTCATCGTACTTTTGCTTGCCTTCATTGCCCTGTTCATTTGGATATCCATGAAACGCACGGTGCGACCAATCCGGCAATTGAAGCAACTGACTGACTCGATCGCGCAGGGGGATTTGACGGTCCGGTCTATTGAGAGTGGAAGAACGGATGAGATTGCGCAGCTGCAATCCAACTTCAATACGATGTCGCAATCGTTGTCTGATGTCCTACGTCAAATTACCAATCATTCCGAGCAAATCTCAGCTTCCTCCCAGCATCTGTCTGCGAATTCGGAGGAGAATGTGCAAACAATTGAACAAGTCGCTGCCTCCATGCAAGAAATAGCGTCCATGTCTTCAGATATGAATCGGAGTATAGATACTGTGAAGCAATCGGCTACGCAAGCGCAACAGGAGCTGGATGATGCCATCCGTATTCTGCGTGAGAGCACGGAAATGTCGCAGGTTATCACCGATCTGGCCAATACTGGAGAGGAGTCCCTTGGAGCGGCAAGACAACAGGTGAATATGATCGTGGAACATTCTACCCGTTCTAAGCAGGAGATGGAGGAATTAAAACAGGTTGCTGGAGAAATTAGCGGGGTGACCAACTTCATCCAGGATATCGCCTCTCAGACGAATTTGCTTGCGCTGAATGCAGCTGTTGAAGCAGCGCGTGCCGGGCAAGAAGGTCGCGGGTTTGCTGTCGTCGCTGATGAGGTACGCAAGCTGGCTGATCAGACAGGCTCTGCTGCTGAAAAGATCGACAGTTTGATCGGCGAGGTTCAGAATCGTGTCCTTCACATGGTTAGACGCACGGAGGAAGGCGTGGATTCTGCTACAGCAGGAAGTGATTTGACACAATCCGTTGAGCAGCGTTTTACGGAGATGTATGAGGCCATTAACCGCATTGATGCACACCTCGCGCAAGTAGCCCGCGTCAGCGAAGGGTTGATGCAATCAAATACATCGATGCTTGTAGCCTTTGGTGAATCGAGCGCCATGAGCCAAGCGACTGCACAAGAGGTCGACCAAGTCGCCGCAGCCAGTGAAGAACAAAATGCTTCGATGGAGGAAGTGGCTGCTTCGGCAACGCATCTTGCCAACATTGCGGAAGAGCTGCAATCATTGGTGCAGCGTTTTAAATTGGAGCGCTAA
- the sstT gene encoding serine/threonine transporter SstT — MKSILAKLSQVSLVKQIIVGLIIGIILAVTIPEVAKPVVILGSLFVGALKAIAPVLVLFLVMSAIAQHKSGHQTNMKFIIILYLLGTFLAGSIAVIASFIFPVDLTLVEGAKDVTPPSGVVEVLKTLLLNVVDNPINAIVKANYIGILAWAVLIGLALRNAADTTKTMITNFSDAVSKLVGWVIKLAPLGIMGLVFDSITTSGLDALVGYAKLLAVLIGCMLFVALIVNPILVYVAIRQNPYPLVFKCIKESGITAFFTRSSASNIPVNMKLCENLGLNKDSYSVSIPLGATINMAGAAVTISVLTLAAVHTLGIQVDIPTAIILSIVSAICACGASGVAGGSLLLIPLACSLFGISNEVAMQVVGVGFIIGVLQDSFETSLNSSSDVLFTAAAEFNEWRKEGKQIKISKAA; from the coding sequence ATGAAAAGTATACTGGCGAAGCTAAGTCAAGTAAGTCTGGTAAAGCAAATCATTGTGGGTTTGATTATTGGTATTATCCTGGCTGTAACGATCCCCGAAGTAGCAAAACCCGTAGTAATTTTAGGTTCTTTATTTGTAGGCGCATTGAAAGCGATCGCACCTGTGTTGGTACTCTTTTTGGTTATGTCAGCCATTGCTCAGCATAAAAGTGGGCACCAAACGAATATGAAATTCATAATTATCCTATACCTTTTAGGAACTTTCTTAGCTGGATCAATCGCCGTTATTGCAAGCTTTATATTCCCTGTAGACTTAACTCTTGTAGAGGGAGCTAAGGATGTGACGCCTCCTAGCGGTGTTGTAGAGGTTCTCAAGACATTGTTGCTAAATGTGGTTGATAACCCGATTAATGCGATTGTTAAAGCGAACTATATCGGTATTTTAGCTTGGGCAGTACTTATTGGTTTGGCTTTACGAAATGCCGCTGATACGACAAAAACGATGATTACTAATTTTTCGGATGCGGTATCGAAATTGGTTGGTTGGGTAATTAAGCTTGCCCCATTAGGAATCATGGGACTAGTATTTGACTCTATTACAACAAGTGGACTTGATGCGTTAGTGGGCTATGCGAAATTACTTGCTGTTCTGATTGGTTGCATGCTCTTTGTGGCACTGATTGTCAATCCAATCCTTGTGTATGTAGCTATACGACAAAACCCTTACCCACTTGTTTTCAAGTGTATAAAGGAAAGTGGCATTACAGCATTCTTTACACGAAGCTCAGCTTCAAATATTCCTGTAAATATGAAATTATGCGAAAATCTAGGTTTGAATAAAGATAGTTATTCGGTCTCGATACCATTAGGGGCTACTATTAATATGGCTGGTGCAGCTGTCACGATTTCTGTTTTGACCCTTGCAGCGGTTCATACACTTGGTATTCAAGTGGATATTCCTACCGCTATCATCCTGAGCATAGTATCGGCTATATGTGCTTGCGGTGCATCAGGGGTGGCTGGTGGATCTTTATTACTGATTCCTCTAGCATGTAGCCTATTCGGTATTTCAAATGAAGTTGCGATGCAGGTAGTCGGAGTCGGCTTTATTATTGGAGTGTTACAAGACTCTTTTGAAACGTCACTTAACTCCTCTTCAGACGTTCTTTTCACAGCAGCAGCTGAGTTTAACGAGTGGAGAAAAGAAGGAAAGCAAATAAAAATCTCCAAAGCAGCATAG